In a genomic window of Sulfurisphaera tokodaii str. 7:
- a CDS encoding argininosuccinate synthase — protein MKIVLAYSGGLDTTVAIRWLKETFNADVITVTVDVGQKDNFEDIEKRAYIAGATKHYTIDAKKEFADNFISYAIKMNALYEDVYPLSTALARPLIAQKVVEIAKKEKVDYIAHGSTSKGNDQVRFDLAVKALYPEAKIIAPARIWNMTREKEIEFAKARGIPIKTESSKYSIDENLWGRSIEGDDISDPSKEVPEDAFEWTKKKNNGKITLSIEFEKGIPVAINNEKMDLVKIIQVLNEVVGSYGFGRVEHLENRVVGFKSREVYEVPAALVLINSHKDLEKTVYSPLEFRFKKYIDSQWADLVYQGLWFEPLRETIQLAGDNLNKWVTGEVKIEIEGNGMRTLGRASKYSPFSEKVASYNKGWYPTDEMARGFIEIYGMHSLLTRQVRE, from the coding sequence ATGAAAATAGTTCTTGCATACTCTGGTGGGTTAGATACTACAGTAGCGATAAGATGGCTAAAGGAAACCTTTAATGCTGACGTTATCACAGTCACAGTAGATGTAGGGCAAAAAGATAACTTTGAAGACATAGAAAAAAGAGCATATATAGCAGGAGCAACAAAACATTATACTATAGATGCAAAAAAGGAATTTGCTGATAATTTCATTTCTTACGCAATCAAAATGAACGCATTATATGAGGATGTTTATCCATTATCAACAGCCTTAGCAAGACCATTAATAGCACAAAAAGTTGTTGAAATAGCAAAAAAAGAAAAAGTAGACTATATTGCTCACGGTTCAACATCTAAAGGAAATGATCAAGTAAGATTCGACTTAGCAGTTAAAGCATTATATCCAGAGGCTAAAATCATAGCTCCAGCTAGAATATGGAATATGACAAGAGAGAAAGAGATAGAGTTTGCAAAAGCCAGAGGGATTCCTATCAAAACTGAAAGCAGTAAATATAGTATTGACGAGAACTTATGGGGTAGAAGTATTGAAGGTGATGATATTTCTGATCCGTCAAAAGAAGTCCCAGAAGATGCTTTTGAATGGACCAAAAAGAAAAATAATGGTAAAATTACTCTCTCCATTGAATTTGAAAAAGGTATTCCAGTTGCTATAAATAATGAAAAAATGGATTTAGTTAAAATTATTCAAGTGTTAAATGAGGTAGTAGGTTCTTATGGTTTTGGAAGAGTAGAACATTTAGAAAATAGAGTTGTAGGTTTTAAATCTAGAGAAGTTTATGAAGTTCCTGCAGCGTTAGTTTTGATAAATTCACATAAAGACTTAGAAAAGACTGTTTATTCTCCGTTAGAGTTTAGATTTAAGAAATATATAGACTCACAATGGGCTGATTTAGTTTATCAAGGGCTTTGGTTTGAACCTTTAAGAGAGACTATACAATTGGCCGGTGATAATTTAAATAAATGGGTTACTGGTGAGGTAAAAATAGAAATAGAAGGTAATGGAATGAGAACATTAGGTAGGGCTTCAAAGTACTCTCCATTTTCTGAAAAAGTTGCCAGTTATAATAAAGGATGGTACCCAACTGATGAGATGGCAAGAGGGTTTATTGAAATATATGGTATGCATTCATTACTAACCAGACAGGTGAGAGAATAG